A region of Anopheles merus strain MAF chromosome 2R, AmerM5.1, whole genome shotgun sequence DNA encodes the following proteins:
- the LOC121588223 gene encoding putative enoyl-CoA hydratase/isomerase YngF — protein MLGLKSYRFGRNLAKSIPSFLSRGCATTPESTGTDQQMANPHLEEPIVVEKENNITLIGINRPKVRNAIDSTTGRKLSAAIAEFENDPKADVGVLHGIGGSFCSGYDLSELAGQQEPQQALSIVHHPEGVMGPTRRMIRKPLVCAITGYCVAGGLELALMCDLRVMEENAVLGFFNRRFGVPLIDGGTVRLPALIGLSRALDLILTGRTVTAKEALDIGLVNRVVAVGAGLGQAYNLAMSIAKYPQLCIRHDRDAAYYGTFSAKSFEQALEREAANVTVELLQEAKEGADKFRQGIGRGGSFSGIKERKLPDWERAEMKHESKL, from the exons ATGTTGGGGCTGAAAAGCTATCGGTTTGGACGCAATTTAGCTAAAAGTATACCATCATTTCTTTCCCGCGGTTGTGCAACCACACCAGAGAGCACTGGAACAGATC AGCAAATGGCAAACCCCCACCTGGAAGAACCAATCGTCGTTGAGAAGGAAAACAACATCACACTGATCGGTATCAACCGACCGAAGGTGAGAAATGCCATCGATTCGACAACGGGGCGAAAGCTATCGGCCGCAATAGCAGAGTTCGAGAACGACCCAAAGGCGGACGTCGGTGTACTGCACGGTATCGGTGGCAGCTTCTGCTCCGGGTACGATCTGAGCGAGCTGGCCGGGCAGCAAGAGCCACAGCAGGCACTGTCGATCGTGCACCATCCGGAAGGTGTGATGGGTCCGACGAGACGCATGATCCGGAAGCCGCTGGTCTGTGCCATTACTGGGTACTGTGTGGCCGGTGGGCTGGAGCTGGCGTTGATGTGCGATCTGCGCGTAATGGAGGAGAATGCCGTGCTGGGGTTCTTTAACCGTCGATTCGGCGTTCCGTTGATTGACGGCGGCACGGTCCGCCTGCCGGCACTGATCGGACTTTCGCGGGCGCTGGATCTGATCCTTACCGGCAGGACCGTTACCGCTAAGGAAGCGCTCGACATCGGTCTCGTGAATCGTGTCGTGGCGGTCGGGGCAGGCCTTGGCCAGGCGTACAATCTGGCGATGAGCATCGCTAAGTACCCGCAGCTCTGCATCCGGCACGATCGGGATGCCGCGTACTATGGTACGTTTTCGGCGAAATCCTTCGAGCAGGCACTGGAACGGGAGGCAGCGAACGTTACGGTGGAGCTGCTGCAGGAAGCGAAGGAAGGGGCGGACAAATTTCGACAAGGAATCGGTCGCGGCGGTAGCTTTAGCGGGATCAAGGAGCGCAAGCTGCCGGATTGGGAACGGGCGGAGATGAAGCACGAATCGAAGCTTTAG